A single region of the Chelonia mydas isolate rCheMyd1 chromosome 4, rCheMyd1.pri.v2, whole genome shotgun sequence genome encodes:
- the LOC102935481 gene encoding vomeronasal type-1 receptor A14, which yields MALVNLLLCCYQVIPGLIFFVSAKAFGKLSCRILLYTYHTLRLISIWSVENLSILHLIKIRRPNHRWSKFIYRHQGQYVNSVLVGCWIFTIVFHIPYLQHDGTAEKKSNKTIEYLAITTCLSYTGTFIMKFTTYASVSLDLIFIVLVIVLNGFTIDLLCKHRRKVRATWTTDSSWNKHTAQATKILLSLLSIYVVCWISNDMVWIAIISGLFKSDFENSVLSGVYGILSSIYYSASSYVVVFGYRKVREYLAEACWCLKCERPTVIQSMEL from the coding sequence ATGGCCCTGGTGAACCTCTTACTCTGCTGCTATCAAGTAATCCCTGGGCTCATCTTCTTTGTCAGCGCCAAGGCTTTCGGAAAGCTGAGCTGCAGGATCCTACTCTACACTTACCACACGCTGAGGCTGATTAGCATCTGGTCAGTGGAGAATTTAAGCATCCTTCACCTGATCAAGATCCGAAGACCTAACCACCGCTGGTCAAAATTCATCTACAGGCACCAGGGGCAGTATGTAAATAGCGTCCTTGTGGGATGTTGGATCTTTACCATCGTTTTCCATATCCCTTACCTTCAACATGACGGAACGGCGGAGAAGAAGAGTAACAAGACCATAGAGTATCTGGCAATTACAACGTGCTTAAGCTACACAGGGACTTTCATCATGAAGTTCACCACCTACGCGTCGGTCAGTTTGGACCTCATCTTCATCGTCCTTGTGATTGTCTTAAATGGCTTCACCATCGACCTGCTCTGCAAGCACCGGAGAAAAGTCAGGGCCACTTGGACCACTGACAGCAGCTGGAACAAGCACACGGCCCAAGCCACAAAAATCTTGCTCTCGTTGCTGTCCATCTATGTGGTTTGCTGGATCTCTAATGATATGGTCTGGATTGCCATCATTTCTGGGTTGTTCAAAAGCGATTTTGAAAACAGCGTCCTCAGCGGTGTCTATGGAATTCTGTCCTCCATTTATTACTCTGCCAGCTCTTACGTTGTGGTGTTTGGCTACAGAAAGGTCAGAGAATACCTGGCTGAAGCTTGCTGGTGCCTGAAATGTGAAAGGCCCACAGTCATTCAGAGCATGGAGCTGTAG